A window of the Falco rusticolus isolate bFalRus1 chromosome 1, bFalRus1.pri, whole genome shotgun sequence genome harbors these coding sequences:
- the LOC119147399 gene encoding E3 ubiquitin-protein ligase RNF4-like isoform X2 has protein sequence MRWEHSQHAGEEVVDLTCESSDPVVVDLTRNDSVVIVEENQRQGRNLRLRSQRQSDSCVLSSDDEDETRDNDVYVTDKVSRELGPLEDETASSKPSGTVSCPICMDGYSEIVQSGRLIVSTKCGHVFCSQCLRDSLRNASSCPTCRKKLTHRQYHPIYI, from the exons ATGAGATGGGAACATTCACAGCATG CTGGTGAAGAAGTAGTAGATCTCACATGTGAATCTTCTGATCCTGTAGTTGTTGATCTAACTCGCAATGATTCTGTTGTG ATTGTTGAAG AGAATCAGCGACAAGGGAGAAATCTTAGACTAAGAAGCCAGCGACAGTCAGACAGCTGTGTACTGAGTAGCGATGATGAAGATGAAACTAGAGACAATGATGTGTATGTGACAGATAAAGTATCTCGAGAATTGGGACCACTGGAAGATGAAACTGCAAGTTCAAA GCCGTCTGGTACCGTTAGCTGTCCGATTTGCATGGATGGCTACTCAGAG ATTGTGCAAAGCGGGCGACTGATTGTGTCAACCAAGTGCGGCCACGTCTTCTGCAGTCAGTGCCTCCGTGATTCCCTTAGGAATGCCAGCTCTTGCCCAACCTGCAGGAAGAAACTCACTCACAGACAGTATCATCCCATTTATATATGA